In Arthrobacter sp. CDRTa11, one DNA window encodes the following:
- a CDS encoding glycosyltransferase: MSADKSSGDALNDAAQLPSVSIVIPAYNEESVIRQCLIAAIYQSVPAHEIIVVDNRSTDRTAAIVQQMQQEYPESPVILLSQHEDQGLIPTRNYGLNHATGDILGRIDADSVVEPDWVEQVQKAFLDDSVQAATGPVVYYDMPMRRFGLKADDKMRQLMLKLAKHQYHFLFGSNMAVRASAWETIRDETCRDEKDEMHEDIDLSLHLADHDLKVQYWPQMVSGMSARRLEDSPRDYRYYVTRFDRTYKAHNVKKMALKAPMVVFFSVYFPAKLLRAIHTVNTTQPVRRGGQ, encoded by the coding sequence ATGTCAGCCGATAAATCCTCTGGGGATGCCTTGAACGACGCAGCACAGCTGCCCAGCGTGTCCATCGTTATCCCGGCCTACAACGAGGAGAGCGTTATCAGGCAGTGTCTTATCGCTGCCATCTACCAATCGGTTCCGGCCCACGAAATCATCGTGGTGGACAACCGCTCCACGGACCGCACCGCAGCCATCGTGCAGCAAATGCAGCAGGAATATCCCGAGAGCCCGGTTATCCTGCTGAGCCAGCATGAGGACCAAGGCCTGATTCCCACCCGCAACTACGGCCTGAACCACGCCACCGGCGATATCCTGGGGCGCATTGACGCGGATTCAGTTGTGGAGCCGGACTGGGTGGAGCAGGTACAAAAGGCATTCCTGGACGACTCCGTGCAGGCGGCCACCGGGCCCGTGGTCTATTACGACATGCCCATGCGCCGGTTCGGTTTGAAGGCCGACGACAAGATGCGCCAGCTGATGCTGAAGCTCGCCAAGCACCAGTACCATTTCCTGTTCGGCTCCAACATGGCCGTGCGTGCCTCTGCCTGGGAGACCATTCGCGACGAAACCTGCCGCGATGAAAAGGACGAGATGCACGAGGACATCGACCTCTCGCTGCATCTGGCCGACCACGACCTGAAGGTGCAGTATTGGCCTCAAATGGTCTCCGGCATGTCAGCGCGCCGGCTTGAGGATTCACCCCGGGACTACCGCTATTACGTAACCCGTTTCGACCGCACGTACAAGGCACACAACGTCAAGAAAATGGCGCTCAAGGCTCCCATGGTGGTCTTCTTCTCGGTGTACTTCCCGGCCAAGCTCCTGCGCGCCATCCACACCGTAAACACAACCCAGCCGGTCCGCCGCGGCGGCCAGTAG